One segment of Acidimicrobiales bacterium DNA contains the following:
- a CDS encoding DNA-directed RNA polymerase subunit beta': MLDVNNFDQLRIGLATADSIRTWSNGEVKKPETINYRTLKPEKDGLFCEKIFGPTKDWECYCGKYKRVRFKGIICERCGVEVTRSKVRRERMGHIELAAPACHIWYLRGTRSWLAYLLMGTTPREELKAKQLEKVIYFAANLVTWVDEDRRHEDLPNLEAELVGEREAIERERELELARIGEALEGEIAQLESEGAKEADLKARQRAADKEMAAVRERYDLELEMVQRAFDEFKDLFARKIIEDEMLWRELADRYGEYFEGGMGAEIIKSLIDRIDFDEEEIKLRAAIDPQDGQRPLSAQRKQKAIKRLKIVTAFNRRDDQGRRVNDPKAMILDVVPVIPPELRPMVQLDGGRFATSDLNDLYRRVINRNNRLKRLLDLGAPEIIVNNEKRMLQEAVDALFDNGRRGRPVTGPGNRPLKSLSDMLKGKQGRFRQNLLGKRVDYSGRSVIVVGPTLRLHQCGLPKLMALELFKPFVMKKLVDQELAQNIKSAKRMVERRRSQVWDVLEDVIQEHPVMLNRAPTLHRLGIQAFEPVLVEGKAIQIHPLVCTAFNADFDGDQMAVHLPLSAEAQAEARVLMLSANNVLSPAHGRTLVTPSQDMIIGAYYLTEKVEGATGEGQVFRNLHELERAYEAGEVSIHAEIQWRDPAVAVIAEDGTRTYLTTTVGRVLFNKMLPDDFGFVNETMRKKQVGEIVDRLANDYPKAAVATSLDAIKDACFHYAAKSGLTVSIDDVKTPVEKAAILEYHEAEADKIETQFRRGIITDGERRQKEVEIWNDATDQVRTAMEVGLKAEHFNPIDMMVGSGARGNMVQVRQIAGMRGLVANPRGDMIPRPIKSNFREGLAMLEYFIATPGARKGLVDTALRTADSGYLTRRLVDVAQELIIRERDCAVEGEPIRGVWLDNVEADTANKRNYLETRMFGRTLAADVTLSDGTVVPTDTEIGDEELDLIRDDPEVTRVRLRSVLTCRAEFGVCALCYGRSLATGKTIELGEAVGVIAAQSIGEPGTQLTMRTFHTGGIAAGGDIAGGLPRVVELFEARSPKGKATLARISGVVRIADDEGRGRTVTIVGDDGTEDSYLIPNLARLEVKEGDTIEAGDALVEGPRDPKELLEIKGVRDTQLYLVEEVQKVYRDQGVSIADKHIELIVRQMTRRVAVQEPGESGFLPGERVDQKSYADTNRMLVQEGKVAAEGRPELMGITKASLATDSWLSAASFQETTRVLTEAAIESRSDSLLGLKENIIIGKLIPAGTGLPLYRDIETNAPDYQPMEYYSSDGEEQDLAEWLAEGAEALEGEGADVISLPSIDEPAS; encoded by the coding sequence ATGCTCGATGTCAACAACTTCGACCAGCTTCGGATCGGACTCGCCACCGCGGACTCGATCCGCACCTGGTCCAACGGTGAGGTCAAGAAGCCCGAGACCATCAACTACCGCACGCTCAAGCCCGAGAAGGACGGCTTGTTCTGCGAGAAGATCTTCGGTCCCACCAAGGACTGGGAGTGCTACTGCGGCAAGTACAAGCGAGTGCGCTTCAAGGGGATCATCTGCGAGCGCTGCGGTGTCGAGGTCACCCGCTCCAAGGTCCGGCGCGAGCGCATGGGCCACATCGAGCTGGCGGCGCCCGCGTGTCACATCTGGTACCTGCGGGGCACCCGCTCGTGGCTGGCGTACCTGCTCATGGGCACCACGCCTCGTGAGGAGCTCAAGGCCAAGCAGCTCGAGAAGGTCATCTACTTCGCCGCCAACCTGGTCACCTGGGTCGACGAGGACCGCCGCCACGAGGACCTCCCCAACCTCGAGGCCGAGCTCGTCGGCGAGCGCGAAGCGATCGAGCGCGAGCGCGAACTGGAGCTGGCCCGCATCGGCGAAGCCCTCGAGGGCGAGATCGCCCAGCTCGAGTCCGAGGGCGCCAAGGAAGCCGACCTGAAGGCGCGCCAGCGCGCCGCCGACAAGGAGATGGCAGCGGTCCGCGAGCGCTACGACCTCGAGCTCGAGATGGTCCAGCGGGCCTTCGACGAGTTCAAGGACCTCTTCGCTCGCAAGATCATCGAGGACGAGATGCTGTGGCGCGAGCTGGCGGACCGCTACGGCGAGTACTTCGAGGGCGGCATGGGTGCCGAGATCATCAAGTCGCTCATCGACCGCATCGACTTCGACGAAGAGGAGATCAAGCTCCGCGCCGCCATCGATCCTCAGGATGGTCAGCGTCCGCTGTCGGCCCAGCGCAAGCAGAAGGCCATCAAGCGCCTCAAGATCGTCACCGCGTTCAACCGTCGCGACGACCAGGGCCGCCGGGTCAACGACCCCAAGGCCATGATCCTCGACGTCGTGCCGGTCATCCCGCCCGAGCTGCGCCCCATGGTCCAGCTCGACGGTGGTCGCTTCGCCACCTCCGATCTCAACGACCTGTACCGGCGGGTCATCAACCGCAACAACCGCCTCAAGCGCCTGCTCGACCTCGGTGCTCCCGAGATCATCGTGAACAACGAGAAGCGCATGCTGCAGGAAGCGGTCGACGCCCTGTTCGACAACGGACGTCGCGGTCGCCCGGTCACCGGTCCCGGCAACCGCCCGCTCAAGTCGCTGTCCGACATGTTGAAGGGCAAGCAGGGCCGGTTCCGCCAGAACCTGCTCGGCAAGCGGGTCGACTACTCGGGCCGTTCGGTCATCGTGGTCGGCCCCACCCTGCGCCTGCACCAGTGCGGGCTGCCCAAGCTGATGGCGCTCGAGCTGTTCAAGCCCTTCGTCATGAAGAAGCTCGTCGACCAGGAGCTGGCCCAGAACATCAAGTCGGCCAAGCGCATGGTCGAGCGGCGCCGTTCGCAGGTGTGGGACGTCCTCGAGGACGTCATCCAGGAGCATCCGGTGATGCTCAACCGGGCGCCCACGCTCCACCGCCTCGGCATCCAGGCCTTCGAGCCGGTGCTGGTCGAGGGCAAGGCCATCCAGATCCATCCACTGGTCTGCACCGCGTTCAACGCCGACTTCGACGGCGACCAGATGGCGGTCCACCTGCCGCTGTCGGCCGAAGCCCAGGCCGAGGCTCGCGTGCTCATGCTGTCGGCCAACAACGTGTTGTCGCCGGCTCACGGCCGGACCCTGGTCACGCCGAGCCAGGACATGATCATCGGTGCCTACTACCTCACCGAGAAGGTCGAGGGCGCCACCGGTGAGGGTCAGGTGTTCCGCAACCTGCACGAGCTCGAGCGGGCCTACGAAGCCGGCGAGGTGTCGATCCACGCCGAGATCCAGTGGCGTGATCCTGCCGTCGCCGTCATCGCCGAAGACGGCACCCGCACCTACCTCACCACCACCGTCGGTCGGGTGCTGTTCAACAAGATGCTTCCCGACGACTTCGGCTTCGTCAACGAGACGATGCGCAAGAAGCAGGTCGGCGAGATCGTCGACCGGTTGGCCAACGACTACCCCAAGGCCGCGGTGGCCACGAGCCTCGACGCCATCAAGGACGCCTGCTTCCACTACGCCGCCAAGTCGGGTCTGACCGTGTCGATCGACGACGTCAAGACCCCGGTCGAGAAGGCGGCGATCCTCGAGTACCACGAGGCCGAGGCCGACAAGATCGAGACCCAGTTCCGCCGGGGCATCATCACCGACGGAGAGCGCCGCCAGAAGGAGGTCGAGATCTGGAACGACGCCACCGACCAGGTCCGCACCGCGATGGAGGTCGGACTCAAGGCCGAGCACTTCAACCCCATCGACATGATGGTCGGGTCCGGTGCCCGGGGGAACATGGTCCAGGTCCGCCAGATCGCAGGCATGCGTGGCCTGGTGGCCAACCCCCGTGGTGACATGATCCCCCGTCCCATCAAGAGCAACTTCCGCGAGGGCCTGGCGATGCTCGAGTACTTCATCGCCACGCCTGGTGCACGCAAGGGTCTGGTCGACACCGCGCTGCGTACCGCCGACTCGGGGTACCTCACCCGCCGGCTGGTCGATGTCGCCCAGGAACTGATCATCCGCGAGCGCGACTGCGCGGTCGAGGGTGAGCCGATCCGGGGCGTCTGGCTCGACAACGTCGAGGCGGACACCGCCAACAAGCGGAACTATCTCGAGACCCGGATGTTCGGTCGCACCCTCGCGGCCGACGTCACCCTGTCCGATGGCACCGTGGTCCCCACCGACACCGAGATCGGCGACGAGGAGCTCGACCTCATCCGCGACGATCCCGAGGTCACTCGGGTGCGGCTGCGGTCGGTGCTCACCTGCCGGGCCGAGTTCGGGGTGTGTGCGCTCTGCTACGGCCGATCGCTGGCCACCGGCAAGACCATCGAGCTCGGTGAGGCGGTCGGTGTCATCGCCGCTCAGTCCATCGGCGAGCCGGGCACCCAGCTCACCATGCGGACCTTCCACACCGGCGGCATCGCCGCCGGCGGCGACATCGCCGGTGGTCTGCCTCGTGTGGTCGAGCTGTTCGAGGCTCGCAGCCCCAAGGGCAAGGCAACCCTCGCCCGCATCTCGGGCGTGGTCCGCATCGCCGACGACGAAGGCAGGGGTCGGACCGTCACCATCGTCGGTGACGACGGGACCGAGGACAGCTACCTCATCCCCAACCTGGCTCGGCTCGAGGTCAAGGAGGGCGACACGATCGAGGCCGGCGACGCCCTCGTCGAGGGTCCCCGAGATCCCAAGGAGCTGCTCGAGATCAAGGGCGTGCGCGACACCCAGCTCTACCTCGTCGAAGAGGTCCAGAAGGTCTACCGCGACCAGGGCGTGTCGATCGCCGACAAGCACATCGAGCTGATCGTGCGTCAGATGACCCGGCGGGTCGCGGTGCAGGAGCCGGGTGAGTCGGGCTTTCTGCCGGGCGAGCGGGTCGACCAGAAGTCCTACGCCGACACCAACCGCATGCTGGTGCAGGAGGGCAAGGTGGCGGCGGAGGGCCGTCCCGAGCTCATGGGCATCACCAAGGCGTCCCTTGCCACCGACTCGTGGCTGTCGGCGGCGTCGTTCCAGGAGACCACCCGTGTCCTCACCGAGGCCGCCATCGAGTCGCGTTCCGACTCGCTGCTCGGGCTCAAGGAGAACATCATCATCGGCAAGCTGATCCCTGCCGGCACCGGGCTCCCGCTCTACCGCGACATCGAGACCAATGCTCCGGACTACCAGCCGATGGAGTACTACTCCTCCGACGGCGAGGAGCAAGACCTCGCCGAGTGGCTGGCCGAAGGTGCCGAGGCGCTCGAAGGCGAAGGGGCCGACGTCATCTCGTTGCCGTCGATCGACGAGCCGGCCAGCTAG
- a CDS encoding DNA-directed RNA polymerase subunit beta, producing the protein MSSRSTARARYSFANLDEVLELPDLIAIQRSSFEWFLNHGLAETFADISPIKDFTEALQLELEFDPDDEDLRPPPKFSVDECKEKDMTYSAPIFVRARFMNSSTGEIKEQTVFMGDFPMMTDKGTFVINGTERVVVSQLVRSPGVIFQPGERFRLRNLTKHQLVTGTIHPYRGEWIEFDVEQKPGKDVTAGTRVARKRRLSLFTLLRALGFDEESHPGFLDNYVRHFDFLEGQWEKDRELAPTQDESLVEIYKRARPGEPPSVESARAYFKNAFFESRRYDLSRVGRYKLNRKLGSELDKIEQLFGLTLERPEPDQSVLTPAEILATTTYLLNLVNAEPGYRLDDQDHFANRRIRSVGELIQNQVRIGLSRMERVVRERMTTQDVEAITPQTLINIRPVVASIKEFFGTSQLSQFMDQVNPLSGLTHRRRLSALGPGGLSRERAGFEVRDVHFSHYGRMCPIETPEGPNIGLIGALSSYARVNAFGFIESPYRKVVNGKVTDEVVYLAADEEEEYVVAQANAPLNPDGTFRNERVLVRRSPQAATLGELKLQLERDVFFGATTEISSVAPEEVQLMDVSPKQIVSVAAALIPFLEHDDANRALMGANMQRQAVPLVKAEAPYIGTGIEGIAARDAGDMVLAEDDGSVVEVDGKAITVDYKGGRKKIHRMLKFERSNQDTCISQRPRVALGDKVKKGDLLADGPSTEHGELALGKNLLVAFMSWEGYNFEDAIILSERLVRDDVLTSIHIHEHEIDARDTKLGPEEITRDIPNLSDEILADLDERGIIRIGAEVNAGDVLVGKVTPKGETELTPEERLLRAIFGEKAREVRDTSLKVPHGETGKVIDVKVFNRDDGDELPPGVNQLVRVYVAQKRKISVGDKLAGRHGNKGVISRILPVEDMPFMADGTPVDILLNPLGVPSRMNVGQVLEAHLGYAARWGWDLSGDGKIDVGEEPVRGTENKTRTNTPPSTLVATPVFDGAKYDEEVDAGKHPTIQKIFAALHPESTDERYGDGGRLIGTDGKAMLYDGRTGEAFDNPITVGFMYIIKLAHLVDDKIHARSTGPYSMITQQPLGGKAQFGGQRFGEMEVWALEAYGAAYCLQELLTIKSDDVLGRVKVYEAIVKGENIPEPGIPESFKVLIKEMQALCLNVEVLSTTGEEIEMRELDEDIFRTAEELGIDLSRPERGSDEEDARRQAERG; encoded by the coding sequence TTGTCCTCCCGCTCCACCGCCCGGGCCCGGTACTCGTTCGCGAACCTCGACGAGGTTCTCGAACTGCCGGACCTCATCGCCATCCAGCGTTCGTCCTTCGAGTGGTTCCTGAACCACGGGCTCGCCGAGACCTTCGCCGACATCAGCCCGATCAAGGACTTCACCGAAGCCCTGCAGCTTGAGCTCGAGTTCGACCCCGACGATGAGGACCTGCGGCCACCGCCGAAGTTCTCGGTCGACGAGTGCAAAGAGAAGGACATGACCTACAGCGCGCCGATCTTCGTGCGCGCCCGATTCATGAACTCCTCCACCGGCGAGATCAAGGAGCAGACGGTCTTCATGGGCGACTTCCCCATGATGACCGACAAGGGCACCTTCGTGATCAACGGCACCGAGCGGGTGGTGGTGTCCCAGCTGGTTCGCTCGCCGGGCGTCATCTTCCAGCCCGGTGAGCGGTTCCGCCTGCGGAACCTGACCAAGCACCAGCTGGTCACCGGTACCATCCACCCCTACCGCGGCGAGTGGATCGAGTTCGACGTCGAGCAGAAGCCGGGCAAGGACGTCACCGCCGGCACCCGCGTCGCCCGCAAACGTCGTCTCAGCCTGTTCACGCTGCTCCGTGCGCTGGGCTTCGACGAGGAGAGCCACCCCGGGTTCCTCGACAACTACGTCCGCCACTTCGACTTCCTCGAGGGTCAGTGGGAGAAGGACCGCGAGCTGGCTCCCACCCAGGACGAGTCCCTGGTCGAGATCTACAAGCGGGCCCGTCCCGGCGAGCCCCCTTCGGTCGAGTCGGCCCGCGCCTACTTCAAGAACGCCTTCTTCGAGAGCCGTCGCTACGACCTGTCGCGGGTCGGCCGCTACAAGCTCAACCGCAAACTCGGCTCCGAGCTCGACAAGATCGAGCAGCTGTTCGGCCTCACCCTCGAGCGGCCCGAGCCCGACCAGTCGGTGCTCACCCCGGCCGAGATCCTCGCCACCACGACCTATCTGCTGAACCTGGTCAACGCCGAGCCGGGCTACCGACTCGACGACCAGGACCACTTCGCCAACCGGCGGATCCGCTCGGTCGGCGAGCTCATCCAGAACCAGGTCCGCATCGGTCTGTCCCGCATGGAGCGGGTGGTGCGCGAGCGCATGACCACCCAGGACGTCGAGGCCATCACACCCCAGACGCTGATCAACATCCGCCCGGTGGTCGCGTCGATCAAGGAGTTCTTCGGCACCAGCCAGCTCTCCCAGTTCATGGACCAGGTGAACCCCCTGTCGGGGCTCACCCACCGCCGCCGCCTCTCGGCGCTCGGCCCTGGTGGCCTGTCCCGCGAGCGTGCCGGCTTCGAGGTCCGCGACGTCCACTTCAGCCACTACGGCCGCATGTGCCCGATCGAGACCCCGGAGGGCCCCAACATCGGGCTCATCGGAGCGCTCAGCTCCTATGCGCGGGTGAACGCCTTCGGCTTCATCGAATCGCCGTACCGCAAGGTGGTCAACGGCAAGGTCACCGACGAGGTCGTCTACCTCGCGGCCGACGAGGAAGAGGAGTACGTGGTCGCACAGGCCAACGCTCCCCTCAACCCCGACGGCACCTTCCGCAACGAGCGGGTGCTGGTGCGCCGTTCACCACAGGCGGCGACCCTCGGCGAGCTCAAGCTGCAGCTCGAGCGCGACGTCTTCTTCGGTGCCACCACCGAGATCTCGTCGGTCGCGCCCGAAGAGGTCCAGCTCATGGACGTCTCGCCCAAGCAGATCGTGTCGGTCGCGGCGGCGCTCATCCCCTTCCTCGAACACGACGACGCCAACCGCGCCCTCATGGGGGCGAACATGCAGCGCCAGGCGGTCCCGCTCGTCAAGGCCGAGGCGCCCTACATCGGCACCGGCATCGAGGGCATCGCGGCCCGTGACGCCGGTGACATGGTCCTGGCCGAGGACGACGGCTCGGTGGTCGAGGTCGACGGCAAGGCCATCACCGTCGACTACAAGGGCGGTCGCAAGAAGATCCACCGCATGCTCAAGTTCGAGCGCTCCAACCAGGACACCTGCATCAGCCAAAGGCCCCGGGTCGCCCTCGGCGACAAGGTGAAGAAGGGCGACCTGCTCGCCGATGGTCCCTCGACCGAGCACGGCGAGCTGGCGCTCGGCAAGAACCTCCTCGTGGCCTTCATGTCGTGGGAGGGCTACAACTTCGAGGACGCCATCATCCTCTCCGAGCGCCTGGTGCGCGACGACGTGCTGACATCGATCCACATCCACGAGCACGAGATCGATGCTCGCGACACCAAGCTCGGTCCCGAGGAGATCACCCGCGACATCCCGAACCTCTCCGACGAGATCCTGGCCGATCTCGACGAGCGTGGCATCATCCGCATCGGTGCCGAGGTCAACGCCGGCGACGTGCTGGTCGGCAAGGTCACCCCCAAGGGCGAGACCGAGCTCACCCCCGAAGAGCGTCTGCTGCGCGCCATCTTCGGCGAGAAGGCCCGTGAGGTGCGCGACACCTCGCTCAAGGTGCCCCACGGCGAGACCGGAAAGGTCATCGACGTCAAGGTCTTCAACCGCGACGACGGCGACGAGCTGCCCCCCGGGGTCAACCAGCTCGTTCGGGTCTATGTCGCCCAGAAGCGCAAGATCAGCGTCGGCGACAAGCTCGCGGGGCGCCACGGCAACAAGGGCGTCATCTCCCGCATCCTGCCGGTCGAGGACATGCCCTTCATGGCCGACGGCACCCCGGTCGACATCCTGCTCAACCCCCTCGGCGTGCCATCCCGCATGAACGTGGGTCAGGTGCTCGAAGCCCACCTCGGCTACGCCGCCCGCTGGGGCTGGGACCTGTCCGGCGACGGCAAGATCGACGTCGGCGAGGAGCCGGTGCGGGGCACCGAGAACAAGACCCGCACCAACACGCCACCGTCGACGCTGGTCGCCACGCCGGTGTTCGACGGCGCCAAGTACGACGAGGAGGTGGACGCGGGCAAGCATCCGACGATCCAGAAGATCTTCGCTGCGCTGCACCCCGAGTCCACCGACGAGCGCTACGGCGACGGCGGTCGTCTGATCGGCACCGACGGCAAGGCCATGCTCTATGACGGCCGTACCGGAGAGGCCTTCGACAACCCCATCACCGTGGGCTTCATGTACATCATCAAGCTGGCCCACCTGGTCGACGACAAGATCCACGCTCGTTCGACCGGCCCGTACTCGATGATCACCCAGCAGCCCCTCGGCGGTAAGGCCCAGTTCGGTGGCCAGCGCTTCGGCGAGATGGAGGTGTGGGCCCTCGAGGCCTACGGCGCCGCGTACTGCCTCCAGGAGCTGCTCACCATCAAGTCCGACGATGTCCTCGGCCGGGTGAAGGTCTATGAGGCCATCGTCAAGGGCGAGAACATCCCCGAGCCGGGCATCCCCGAGAGCTTCAAAGTTCTCATCAAGGAGATGCAGGCGCTGTGTCTCAACGTCGAGGTCTTGTCGACCACCGGCGAAGAGATCGAGATGCGCGAGCTCGACGAAGACATCTTCCGCACCGCCGAGGAGCTGGGCATCGACCTGTCCCGCCCCGAGCGCGGCAGCGACGAAGAAGACGCCCGCCGTCAGGCCGAGCGGGGCTGA
- the rplL gene encoding 50S ribosomal protein L7/L12: MATKEEILDTISNMTVLELSELLTEFEERFGVSAAAPVAVAAAGAPAGGGDGEAAEEQDEFDVVLTEAGDKKIQVIKEVRTLTNLGLKEAKDLVDNAPKPILEKASKEDADKAKEALEAAGGTVELK; this comes from the coding sequence ATGGCAACCAAGGAAGAGATCCTCGACACGATCTCCAACATGACCGTCCTCGAGCTGAGCGAACTGCTCACCGAGTTCGAGGAGCGCTTCGGTGTCAGCGCGGCCGCACCGGTGGCCGTCGCTGCTGCCGGCGCTCCGGCCGGCGGCGGAGACGGCGAAGCCGCCGAGGAGCAGGACGAGTTCGACGTCGTCCTCACCGAGGCCGGCGACAAGAAGATCCAGGTGATCAAGGAGGTCCGGACACTGACCAACCTGGGCCTGAAGGAAGCCAAGGATCTGGTCGACAACGCTCCCAAGCCCATCCTCGAGAAGGCGTCGAAGGAAGATGCCGACAAGGCCAAGGAGGCCCTCGAGGCCGCCGGCGGCACCGTCGAGCTCAAGTAG
- the rplJ gene encoding 50S ribosomal protein L10 produces MENPRPEKVAVVDEVKTRLTESDAVLLTEYRGLNVSAISQLRRALRAAGGDYKIYKNSLVGFAVRELDLDIEDLLTGPTAMAFVTTNPDGSPGDAVTVAKALRDFGRTNPNLVVKGGLLGEAILSADDAKALAEIAPREELLARLAGGLAAPMVQFAGLLQALPRNFAYGLAALIEQGGASGAPTDTAEAPAATAETDAPTDTADAPAATAETDAPTDTAEAPEPGTDAAAEADETPEEN; encoded by the coding sequence ATGGAGAACCCACGACCCGAGAAGGTCGCGGTGGTCGACGAGGTCAAGACCCGGCTCACCGAGTCCGATGCGGTGCTGCTCACCGAGTACCGCGGTCTCAACGTCTCGGCGATCTCCCAGCTGCGCCGGGCGCTGCGTGCCGCCGGTGGCGACTACAAGATCTACAAGAACTCGCTGGTGGGCTTCGCCGTCCGCGAGCTGGACCTCGACATCGAGGACCTGCTCACCGGGCCGACCGCGATGGCCTTCGTCACGACCAACCCCGATGGCTCACCAGGCGACGCGGTGACCGTGGCCAAGGCGCTGCGCGACTTCGGCCGCACCAACCCCAACCTGGTGGTCAAGGGCGGACTGCTCGGCGAGGCGATCCTCTCCGCGGACGATGCCAAGGCACTGGCCGAGATCGCTCCCCGAGAAGAGCTGCTGGCCCGCCTCGCCGGGGGACTGGCGGCACCGATGGTCCAGTTCGCCGGGCTGCTCCAAGCCCTGCCGCGCAACTTCGCCTACGGCCTCGCGGCACTGATCGAACAGGGTGGCGCTTCCGGCGCACCGACCGACACCGCCGAGGCCCCGGCTGCAACCGCCGAGACCGACGCACCGACCGACACCGCCGACGCCCCGGCTGCAACCGCCGAGACCGACGCACCGACCGACACCGCCGAGGCCCCCGAGCCAGGCACCGACGCGGCCGCCGAGGCCGACGAGACTCCTGAGGAGAACTGA
- the rplA gene encoding 50S ribosomal protein L1: MAKGKKYTDAARRFDRDRQHSAAEAIDLAKQLASAAFDETVELAIRLGVDPRKAEQMVRGTVALPSGTGTDVRVAVFAQGDAAVAAREAGADHVGADDLAEQVEGGMLDFDVAIATPDLMPQVGKLGRVLGPRGLMPNPKTGTVTTDVAKAVEEFKGGKVEYRTDRRGNVHVPIGKVSFDADALMANLNAVTDELNRAKPASSKGRYFRKITVATTMGPGIKVDPGRLKPDEVAA; this comes from the coding sequence ATGGCGAAAGGCAAGAAGTACACCGACGCAGCCAGGCGTTTCGACCGCGACCGTCAACACTCGGCGGCCGAGGCCATCGACCTGGCCAAGCAGCTTGCGAGCGCTGCGTTCGACGAGACCGTCGAGCTGGCGATCCGGCTCGGCGTCGACCCTCGCAAGGCAGAGCAGATGGTGCGCGGCACCGTGGCGTTGCCGTCGGGCACCGGCACGGACGTTCGCGTCGCCGTGTTCGCCCAGGGCGATGCGGCCGTCGCCGCCCGCGAGGCCGGTGCCGATCACGTCGGTGCCGACGACCTCGCCGAGCAGGTCGAGGGAGGCATGCTCGACTTCGACGTGGCCATCGCCACTCCCGATCTGATGCCCCAGGTCGGCAAGCTCGGCCGTGTGCTCGGTCCGCGGGGCCTGATGCCAAACCCCAAGACCGGCACGGTCACCACCGATGTCGCCAAGGCGGTCGAGGAGTTCAAGGGCGGCAAGGTCGAGTATCGAACCGATCGCCGCGGCAACGTTCACGTGCCCATCGGCAAGGTCTCGTTCGACGCGGACGCCCTGATGGCCAACCTCAACGCGGTCACCGACGAGTTGAACCGTGCCAAGCCGGCGTCGTCCAAGGGCCGCTACTTCCGCAAGATCACCGTCGCCACCACGATGGGCCCAGGCATCAAGGTCGATCCGGGCCGTCTCAAGCCCGACGAGGTCGCGGCCTGA
- the rplK gene encoding 50S ribosomal protein L11, which yields MAKKKVLAVVKIQIPAGGATPAPPVGTALGPHGVAIMDFCKDYNAQTEAQRGTIIPVEITVFEDRSFTFITKTPPTPVLLREAAGVEKGAQVPGKEGVGTITDAQLTEIAETKLPDLTANDLEAAKLQIAGTARSMGITVEG from the coding sequence GTGGCCAAGAAGAAGGTTCTCGCGGTCGTCAAGATCCAGATCCCCGCCGGCGGGGCAACGCCCGCGCCTCCGGTCGGTACCGCGCTCGGTCCCCACGGCGTGGCCATCATGGACTTCTGCAAGGACTACAACGCCCAGACCGAGGCCCAGCGGGGCACGATCATCCCGGTCGAGATCACCGTGTTCGAGGATCGGTCGTTCACCTTCATCACCAAGACCCCGCCCACGCCGGTGCTGTTGCGAGAGGCTGCCGGGGTCGAGAAGGGCGCGCAGGTTCCGGGCAAGGAAGGCGTTGGCACGATCACCGACGCCCAGCTCACCGAGATCGCCGAGACCAAGCTGCCCGACCTCACCGCCAACGATCTCGAGGCCGCGAAGCTCCAGATCGCCGGCACCGCCCGGTCGATGGGCATCACCGTCGAGGGCTGA
- the nusG gene encoding transcription termination/antitermination protein NusG: protein MLEEASQPPAESPYDRPGRWYVVHTQSGYEKKVKQNLEARATSMNLEDRIHEVVIPMEDVVEVKSGKKVVVQKKMFPGYLLVRCEMDDDAWYVIRNTPGVTGFVGQGAKPSPLPRRDVESFLAVKVEGEEAAPKRGKPRLEYEMGETVRVKEGPFADFSGEVVEINEDQLKVKVLVNIFGRETPVELEFSQIAKL, encoded by the coding sequence CTGCTCGAGGAGGCTTCCCAGCCGCCGGCGGAGAGCCCCTATGACCGGCCCGGGCGTTGGTATGTCGTCCACACCCAGTCGGGGTACGAGAAGAAGGTCAAGCAGAACCTCGAAGCCCGGGCGACGTCGATGAACCTGGAGGATCGCATCCACGAGGTCGTCATCCCCATGGAGGACGTCGTCGAGGTCAAAAGCGGCAAGAAGGTCGTGGTCCAGAAGAAGATGTTCCCGGGGTATCTCCTGGTGCGCTGCGAGATGGACGACGACGCCTGGTACGTGATCCGCAACACGCCGGGCGTCACCGGGTTCGTCGGGCAGGGCGCCAAGCCCTCGCCGCTTCCTCGCCGCGACGTCGAGTCGTTCCTCGCCGTGAAGGTCGAGGGCGAGGAAGCCGCGCCCAAGCGGGGCAAGCCCCGCCTCGAGTACGAGATGGGCGAGACCGTCCGGGTCAAGGAAGGCCCCTTCGCCGACTTCTCCGGCGAGGTCGTCGAGATCAACGAGGACCAGCTCAAGGTCAAGGTGCTGGTCAACATCTTCGGTCGTGAGACCCCCGTCGAGCTGGAGTTCTCCCAGATCGCCAAGCTGTAG
- the secE gene encoding preprotein translocase subunit SecE codes for MAMNREQKRMMQKQGQVGADGAPIAQPKNQPRPGRSPKEPRTSPVQFTREVRGELRKVAWPTREEVVRFSIIVLITLIVMTTMIALLDYAFGESIFWVIER; via the coding sequence ATGGCGATGAACCGAGAACAGAAGCGGATGATGCAGAAGCAGGGTCAGGTCGGCGCCGACGGCGCGCCGATCGCCCAGCCCAAGAATCAGCCGCGCCCCGGCCGCAGCCCCAAGGAACCTCGGACCTCGCCGGTCCAGTTCACCCGAGAGGTGCGGGGCGAGCTGCGCAAGGTGGCATGGCCCACCCGCGAGGAGGTCGTGCGTTTCTCGATCATCGTGCTCATCACCCTCATCGTGATGACCACCATGATCGCCCTGCTCGACTACGCCTTCGGCGAGTCCATCTTCTGGGTCATCGAACGATGA